GATATACAGGAACAGCTGAGTCCCCAGAGAGAGGGGGACATCTGTCCCAAGCGTCTATACCCTGAGTCCGGTTCAGCTCAGACAGCCCCCTCTGCAGACGCTCCTCGGGGATCCGAGCACACAGCTGAACACCATCGGACAGATGGACCTGAAACCGTACACCCTGACGACTTGTCTGTCGCAGGAGTGGTAAATGACAAATTTGTGATGGGGACATCTGTCAGGGATGCTGTGATTGAGTTGGACTGTTCTGGACGTGGCCCTGACCGTGATGCCTCAGAGCAATTGGGACCAGAGACGTGTGCAAGGAATCAAGTGACTGTGCTTCCTGTGCAGGGCCAACATGAGTCAGACTCTCTTAGTGAGGTAACAAGACAGTCTCTGCATGGAGAGGACGTCGTCTCGTTTAACCCGGAGACCCCCAGCAGCTTGGACCaggaagaaaatatatttaagcgTGAAGAGAACACGGCAACACTTTTTCAAGAAAAAAGACAGCGCTGTTCCGATTTGCAAGAAAAAGTGAAGGAAAGCGCCCTTGAAGGGGCTTCATCTACAGCCGCTGCCGCCTCGTTGCCACTGACAACACCCACGATGCCAGAAATGATAgaaagtgagggagagagagagaacgggaGAGGCGAATTGAACGCGAGAACATTAAAAGCAGCGGGTGCAGCCGCAGAGCGAGCCACAGATTCTCCGAGCCCTGCAGGACAGCGTGAGACCTTCGCTGCCAGGACGCTCCAGTCGTCGCCGATCTGCTCGGAGATTCATTGCTCACCTGCTCCTGAAGTGCCGGCGAGCGACACTGCGTCTGAGGagggctgcagcagcagcagcacaatgcCATATAACTCAGAGGAGAAGGAAAGGAAGGGAGGGGGACCGCCAGCAAACCGCTCCCCTGGGACGGACTCTCTCTCACCAGCCGAGGACAGTGAGCCAAAATCACTACGGTCGGAGGGACAGGTCCAGACCAGGGCTGCCTCAGCTGCGCTTCAGGGGGGACGTGGCCGCCAGGAAAAGAGCCCTGGAAGACTGAAGAAAGAGGTAGGGAGGGACGAAGAGAGAGGGACGAgcaatgaggaagaggaggagagagcgaGCGCAGGAGGCGGAGAGCAGACCTCGCTCAGACAACCGGCGGGTCCTAGCAGCGGCGTGCCATTGACGAGGACAGAGACGCGTTCACTAAAGGGCGCCACAGAGACGTCACTCGAACCGCAGCATGGAGGTGAGCTTGTTGCCAGGGATTCGACTGACCTCCTCCCACCTCCTCAGATAAACTCAGCAGATGCAGGGAGGGaggctgagagagagaaggtACCACCCACAGAAACCACAGCCCCTGGGAGAACTTCTACAGCCGAAGCGCAACCAGAGCCCGGCATCACAGGGTGCAATCAGCTTCTGAAGAGGGAGCACACGGCAGCTTCTCAACCCTACAAACCTTGTCCGACCATGTGGGAAAACACAGGAAGCTGTAGCAATACAGAAACGATAGTGAAGGCCAAAGAAGGCGGCTCCTTCACACAGATGCCTTCGGCCTCCTTACCTCCACTGACTGTACACGAGAGCCTGCATCACCCTGTGACAGAGGCCGTCTTCAGCTTCCGTGAGTTCAGCGCAGAGAAGCCCGAGATGGCCCCAGCAGCGGACACTTCGCCAGAGCAGAAGGAACGTAAACAGGAGGGGAATACAGAAGAGCTGGGGggtagagagaaagaggaggtgTCTGAAAGTGAGTCAGCCAGCATTGTTCGCATGAAGCCCAGTCAAGGGGACGTGCTGGCAGCACAGCCGGCTTCCTCCgatgaaaagaatgaaaagcCTCCGGATGCAGCTCTCAGCACTCTCCAGGAGAAAGGAAGTCACAGCAGTGTCACGGTAAATAATTCACAAGCTGCGTGTGATAGCAAAGACCCCTTGGACATCAGTGCTGATGGAGGTCAAAGGCCAGAGGACAAGATGGAAATCAGCAAAGATAATGAGAGCCTGTTAGCTAATCCAATAAGCCAATTGGAATCCGAGTGTAAAGAGGTGGATGACTTGCATGGAGGAAGTATCTGTCTCGAAGAACTGATTTTGCATGAGAACTTCATAGGTTACAACAAATTTGAGGCTGATTCAGATGCTCAGGAACTTATGTTTGGTTGTTCAGAGAATAGCAGCCAGCACTATGGATCAAGCTCAGTTTTATCACCAAGTCTCGATTTTGCTGCTGAAAGTGGAATAAATAATTCAGCCTCTGAGATGCTTTTGTCCCTGCCACTGACATCTTCTGTCAATGCAGACCTACAAAATGAAACTTCTGACAGAATCACTGACATCCTTCAGAGACCCTGTCTTCTGCTGCGATCTTCTGAGCTGATTGCTGGAACCGCTGAGAATACTGAAGCTGAAGTGAAGACGGCTGTGGATCCTCAGACCTCTGAAAAGCCAGAGCAGATGAAAATCTCCATCTCTAGCGCTAACAGCGATGTTGATCCAGTCATTGTGCTGAAGCCTCTGGGACCGATGCTGAGTCACTGGGAGTTCATAAATGAGTGTGACATTGTGACCACAGGGAAAACAGAACCCACTGATGGTCACAGTAGCTCACCAGCCGGTGAGGGAAGACAGGAAGAATCTCTGACCGATGTAAAGGGTGATGTAACTTCTGTGGACTGTATGGTGGAGAAGCAGCCTTGTCTCTCTTCAGTGAGGGCCGTATACAAgcccagtgaaccagaagaagaaaaaatgatttCACCTACTGTATCAAAAGTTGAGAATTGCATAAGCATTGATCAGGATGAAGAGTTCAAGTCTGTCAGTGATGTAGAAGCAAAGCAATTAGAAGATGTCAGTGAGAAGAAATTAGATCATAACAGCAGTGCGATAGGATCCTTAGTAACTCCACCCATCCATGCCACATCCCCAGAGACAGACTCACACGCTGGTAATATAGCAATGAAAGAGGAACATGACTCCTCATCACCTACTGATATCTCTGAAGATTCAAATACTCCTCCCTTCTCTGTCCCATCATTCAGCAACGTCTACAAGCCTGTAGAAGACCTGTTGGCTTTGAAACCTGacctttctgctgctgctcagtCAGTAAGTGATGAGGTCATCATGAGTGACTGCCATGGCATTATTAGTCAACCTGCAAGAACCTCGAACATTATTGCCACTGAGGTAAAAGTTGAAGAGGAGGTTGAATGTGAAAAACCTGAGGGtaacaaaacaacaaaggtGGATCACGGAGTGGAAAAGGTGCTTGATTTGCCTTCTGAAGGAGAAGAGCAGCAGATCAGCCTGAGTGAAACTGAGAGAAAGCAGAGTGATTTGCTGGAAGACCCGAGAGAAAACCAAGCAAAAGCAAACACAGCAGAAGAACAGCGTGGGCTTGATATAAACCAGGCAGAAGGATTTACAAGCAGAGAAACAACAGACCAACTCAAGGAGCACGTGTGTGAAGAAACAGAGCATGAGATTGTCAAAGATGCTGGAGAGAAGGCTCAGTGGGGGTCAGAGACGTCAGAAAATTGCGAGGAAAGCAAACAAGTGTCTGGGCTCCAGCTATCACACGCAAGCCCATCTATGGAGCTCTCGAATCTGTCTGAGTTAGGTGAAGTGTCTTTTCCATCTCCACGTCAAAACCTCTCTTCTGAGCCACCTGCTGCAGCAGAATTTTGGCTTGACGAAGACCAGCCTTGTTTGGTGTCCATCCCTCGCAACACAGTCCTTCCCCAAGATGCACTGCCTGAGCTGCCAAAAAAGCAGTGGCTGGCCTGCAGCTGCAGTCTAGAGCTGGGATCAGGTGTTGGGGTGGAGGGGTGTGGAAGTGCTCATACCACAGACAGTAAAGATGATGTTCCTCAATGCCATTGTGAAACCAATGTACAAAAGTCATTTGTCAGGGAGAATGTTTTGGATGAAAGCATCCTGGTAGAGTGCAAGAACAATACCATGGAAGAAGAAACATGTCATAAAATGGAAGAAGATAGTTCTGGGTTCAGAGCTTTGCCAGAGGGTAATGATATTAATGTCATCCTCCCTGGTCCCGATTTGGGGAAACATGATAAAAGTAAGGACAGTACTGATATAATGGCAGGAGAAGAGACAAAGCATGAGCAGAACACAAATGATGGTGAGCATAATCAAAGCAAACCTGAAATAACTTCAGATTTGGATATacaagaaagtgaaagtaagtCCACACTTGGTGCCATTTCAATGCAGGCCAGTTGCAAGGAGCTGCACATACCTTTGCCTTATATGGCATCTGCGCCACTTTTGAAAGACACCAGCCTCCCTCCTGATGATGCCAAGGATCTTCAAAGTGACCCAGAACTTGAAACAGAGGAGCAATTTTTTGGAATTTATTGTTGTAACGCCGGTTTCACTCAATCAAGTGATCTTCCAACTGCTGTAGGACTGGAGACTCCTCTTCCCCAAATCCCTGAACCCAAACACCAAGAACCAAGTCTTCCTCATTCAACCTCTGACTGTGCCACTGTCTCACCCATGGAGGAAATGGCTGACAGTTGTGTCTTAGGGGATGAAGACAGAGCTTTAAAGGAAAAGGTCAGAACCTGTTCTGAGGCTGTGGCAATTTCACACTGTCAGACTCTCCAAAgtgaagaaaaagaacaaacatcTGACCAAACCTCTGACATTAAGGCCTGGACTGGAGAAGGTCACGGCACTTTGACTACTTCAAGAGCAGAACACACTGATTCAGAGAATGCAAAGCAAACCCCAGACTCTGAAGAACAGACTGAATCTGAGGTTAAAGAATCCAGTGATGGcattcaaaacactgacagcagGAAGGAAGAGTTGATGCAGACTGACAAAGAGCAAGAAGATAGGACaggtaataatgaaaaaatgtctGCCAATGAAGAATTCGAGACTGAGGAGACTGAGAGGAACCACTCTGAATTTGACCTTAGGGTAGATGTGCTTCCTCCATGTATTCAAGAGTGTAGTGAACTTGATCAGCCATCAACAACACTTCTCGACAAGaaacacgctgagctgggagcaGATTTTGTTATACAATCCACAGATGCTACAAGCCCACAAACCACAGACAGTGCAGACTCACAATTCGAGTTGTATAGGCCTACAAAACCTTTCATCCAGATGCTACGTGACAGGACCGCAATGACTGCAGTATCTACAGGCGCTGGCTCCATCTCTGACATCACACAAAGCCCAGTTGAGGATCTGGTCACAATCCAGTTGGCAGAAGCAGTGAAAATAGATGACAGGGGCGTGTTTGAGCGAGAGCCTGCAACTAGACAGTGCTGTTCAGATGCCAGGGTAGAGCTTGCTGTCATTCCCCCGGTGTCCCAGTCTGACGAGGTGTGTGGTTACCACTGTCAGGCTGAGCAAGACCTCACAGCAGGGCTTCCAGCCACACAGGCCACAGCAGGAATCAGGTACTGCTCCCCTTTGCACTGCGTGTGTGGTGTACTTGTTTTACTGATGGTCAGGGGTGTCTAACACTGGGGACTTTTAAagtgcataaaatatttttcagttCACTTGTAATTTatgagtttttcttttgtaaatgtCAAATTACTTAGTCATGTATGAGCTACAAATGTTCTGTGAATATTGCTCATTTCACCCAGCTTGATCTGATGTGACTTTTAGTAAATATATAAGAAAAGTGCTCTTTAATACTGCTTGGAATCCAGTGTGAAACTTCCTTGGTCCATTTTGTTTGGACATTGCTATTTATTCTGCTTAAAGTTAATTAAGATCAAGAACAAAATGTTCACATTCTGCCTAATATATTCCACCCACTGCCAGATGACTGCTCCGGCAATGGTCTCAACGCTATGGCTGATTGGTGTCTGTGTATGGAGGGAACGTTTAAAATGCAGTTATTGTTGTGAGGGAGCTCAACAAGTGGAGCCGAAGTGGAATTTGATTTTGATTCTATGAATTGAATGAAAGCACTACAGCTCTTTATATTGTTGAGGGTGACATCAACTCTGACCTCAACCCATGCCCATTGGGTCAAGAATGGAACTGTTCATCTACAAGCAGCTCCACAGTGGGCTATTCATATTGGGGATGGCGGAGCTCGATGCTCTTCTCTCACCAACATATGTTGGCCTCCAGATGTGAAAAACACAAGTTATTGAAAAAGAACCTAATTTCCAGTTAAACTGTAAAGATGTGTTTCTTGCTGTGAGGATGTCTGGTATTATTTGTCACCCAACCCTCGCTGTACTCTCTGTCCTCTCCACCCCACAGAGCACTTCAGCCCCTCGAGTCTCCTGATGCAGATCTTGAGTTCAGGACCCCCACAGAAGAGGCAGCATCCCCTGTAGAACAACACGAAGACGAACAACTTGAATACAGGTCAGTGCAGAGCTGCAGAGTAAAGATGCCCTATAATCTGCCGTATCTGCCAAATATAGGATTTCAAAGGCAAAAGGCCTAGATATTCTCTTTAGTTCTCAACATTACAAGCAGTGTGCTCCTGATGGGTTCATTTTCATTAGCAGGTGGACTTCATAACACTTGGTAATGCCACATCTGGGGCCCAAATGTGACTGACtgcttataataataatcatataaaaaaagatgGCAAGATAATTGGATAAATAGTATCGAgattaattatgaaataattggattttctttaaaataatcTATATTCGGTTTTGGAATATTTCCCAACCCTGCCTGGGATCTTactgtttctttcatttttccctATTTAGACAGACAAAATACACTTGAACTATATGGAACTTTCCAGGAGTTAATATAGACTTTATGAAATATGACAAATTTATTTTTCTACCATGCACAGTATGAATCTGTTTTATTGTGGTAAGTGATTCTGGAAATCCAAAGACTTCCGCTTGTCAAAGTAGGGCATTGTTCACTGACGTCTGTTTCTCCTCTTCTAGCAGTACACACTTAGAAATCCATGATTAGATTTCCTCTCACCCACCCTCCATATCCCTTTCCTCTTGTCTCGGTGTTTCTAGACACTGCAGTTACTCTGCATGCCAGGCCGGCACTTGGTGCTTGTCAGTCATGGCACCCGCCTTAACAGTCTGCATGTGGAGACGGCGAGGGGATATGAGACAGAGAGTGCTCTccaaaagtgtgtgtatgctgGCCtgactcctgtgtgtgtgtagtgtggtgtTCACCTGTCCCTGGAGGCTGTCTTTTCCGTCACATTCTTTCTGGCTCCAGTGTCTATGCACCAGGAAGGCAGAGGAATTTAAgttggctttgtgtgtgtgagtgcatgcatgtgggtgtgtgcgtaTATGGGGGGGGCATACATGGGCGTGCATGTGTAATCATTAGTTGTGTAGtcattagagagagagagagggagggaggaagcaGAGAACATCGACCTGAGtgatgaaaatgaatgattGAGGTAAAGTTTAAtgcacttttttactttttaaactcaaagtaaagaagtaaacttgaatgattttttaaaaattagcagTAAAATCTAAATGTATCTGTATCTGCCCACAATGTCCTGCCATCTGCTTGCACGTTACTGGGATCAACATTAGcttataccaaaaaaaaaattcaaatgagccacAGCGATTCAGCAATTTTTTAAATCTAGAAGATCACCACGTTGGCAGGGCAACTGTCGTTACGATGGTTATTAATCATGGTTGCTGTTATCATGCAGAAAAATAATGAGCCTGTTTATTAACAAGCTTCTGCTATTATGCACCACTTTTGTTTTGCCAAATATATATGTGAGACCTTGTCTGACTCCTAAATGTCAGGAACCAGTTTGCACAAAAAGACCTGAATGGCGCTCACTGCAGCTCATTAGCCTCAATGCCATTCGGCAATAACTGGAACTCCttgagtgtgttggtgtatgtgGTGCCAAGCATGTGTAAAGCTTGTGCTTCTTGTTTTTATGATGAGATTTATTTGCCGCTGCTAGCCTTTTCTGTAGTCTTGAAGTCTTGCAGGTTCCTTTTGGAAGGAACTCTGCCAGGTTGTTCTTCAAATCCTTGTTTCTTCATGTAATCCCAGACAGACTTGATGAAGTTGCGATCAGCGCTTTTGAATAAATTTGTGGCCAATCAAACACCTTCCTGATGGTATTGCATGGTCGATAATTATCTATATTTCTAAGCATTGAATACACCATTAATCCAACtccatttgcagaaatgcaAAGTTTAGTGGTTTTGCCTTGTTTTCACGTTGGAGGCATGGCTTTACAGCTGCAGCTCTTCCATGAAGACCATTTCTGGCCAGACTTCTCTGGACAGTAGAAGGGTGTACCTGGGTCCCACTGGTTTCTAAGTTGATTGCACTGATGGACATCCTCCATTTTTGGGAAAGAAACTTgatgtgtttttcatctgcTACACTACATTTCCTTGGCCAAGGACTGCATCTATGATTCTCAACATTGCCCATTTTTTCAATGCCAATATCTTcagacctcagtctgtctggGGCAGTATACTGTTGGAGTGGATAAAGATTTGTTTAGCTGATTTTCAGCAGAATGCTTCAGGCCTTGTGCATCAAGCATCAACATAATACCATTTCATTTGAAGACCAAGATGTCATTGTACAGTAACCTGTAATGTGTTCCTATTAATCTCCAGTTAATTCTCACCATTTATTTCTCTTTCTGCTCTCCCTTTCACTTTGTGTAGAGCTTTTGTGGGTGTATACCCAGACTTCGTGGTCTGGAGGTTATATCTTTATTTCCAGACTGTGTATCCAGTGTGTCACATTTCAAGCTATAAATTGCCTACAAAGACCTCTGAAACCAAAAAACGGTTTTAgccttttgtttctttcttgttgcAGTAGCCAAAGCGCTGTCTTACTTTTAAATTCTAAACTGAACTGACCTCCACACccatttgctttttaaataagttCAATGCACCAACTTGCAGCCATGAGATAATATAAACGTTTCACATGCTTCCTGTGAcataaattcattttaacattctttTTGGACCTGCCAGTGGCTGATATGACTCTGCTATGTGCAGTTGCTGAGGGAATCTAGTAGCAGGCCGCTGAGGGTATTTTTAGAGCCAAATGGGAGTCTAACCCCCAGCTGGGAGCAGCTGCAGGATTGGACCAGGCTATGGTTGTCAGATTAAGGGCGGCTGCTGATATAACACTCATCTGGTCTGTGCCAGCCTGCTGTCTCTCAGGTACACTTGGCAGGGTGAGCTCGGCTGGTGGTTCTGCATATGAGCGTGAGATCACAGGGCCCAGATGTGGGAGGCATGTttattaccacacacacacatgacttaTGAAAACCATGCACTAAACCATGCATAAGACCAGGAGCTGCAAACAATTTAGGTGTCAAATGGTCTCATTATTATAATATGATGCTAAATCATAACCCGGTTGTCAATTTCACTCAGGTCCTCCCCAACCCCTCAAGCTGAGCGCTGTGACCCCATCCCCTCCTCCCCTACCTGGCCTGAGGACAACGCCCTCCCGTCTGCTCTCCCTGCACACCTGTTCCAGGACGCTGCAGAGttccccacccctcctcccACGCCCCCGGACAGGAACGTTCCTGTCCCAGAGTCTCCCACTCCCCCTCCTGAGTCTGAACTCCCTGCTGACCCTGAAGAAACTGGAACCCCTCCCGGTCCCTCTGCTGTACATGTTGAAGAGAGGAAATCGTGCAATCTTCTAGTCAGGTAACTCGCTCTTTTTGGATCTAATCGTTGGAGGGTGGTGTACTTGGTGGTGCTGTTTTGGACATGCAGAGCTGTTTGATTTTGATACTCTGGTGCTTTGTTTGGATGATGCATACAAAAAACGCCCCATGATCTTTATTCAGAATCATCCACAGGTATGCATTCTAGGTGCCATTTAATCTCATTGTGCCATTGTCTGATATTTAATGTGAGAAATCAATCATGCTGCCATATCTTCTTGAGTTGACATAGCTGTTAGACGGGCCTGTTACACCCACATTATCTTAATGCTGAGTCACTCTGTTCTGTATGATAGGAACCATGCATGCCTCTTCCATTGCTGTTTACAGCATTAGGTGCTTATTTTCTCATGTGTTACAATGGACAAATGGaaactttcattcattcagactAACTAGTTGGGTGCAGGACTTTTACCTCGCACTTTACTTACAGGAAATTTGTAGACTGCAATATTGTTGATATCTGGCCTTGGTTTTATCTTGTTCAAACAACCAGAGGGTGGTTACACCCGATAAGAATCCAAAACAACATTGGAGAGGTATTCACCATATTAATTttgtatgaattttttttttgttgcaaaatgCTTTGCATGAACTACATTCTTCATTCTTCATACTACATTCTATACCAGTATTATTTGTGAAATGATTATTGCGGAGTGTTTCTAATAATGTGAGGATTGATGATTAGAATGGAAGATTTTAAGCATGTATATTCATATGGCAATTTATTTGGCAATTGTCAATTCAATATTCAGTCTGagcatgtaatttgatattacattttgcaattggcaattcaatATGCAAAGTGCTGATTTAATCCTTAGTTCATTTCAAAgtagtttgaaaaaaaaatagaataacaatTCACTGAATGGCATTCTGTTTTGCCATGGGTTTCCATGTTGTCCTTTTTATGCCCATGACGCAGTGGCTCAtttgtccagcaggtggcaggaTTAGCAGCCT
Above is a genomic segment from Denticeps clupeoides chromosome 8, fDenClu1.1, whole genome shotgun sequence containing:
- the tacc2 gene encoding uncharacterized protein tacc2 isoform X9 is translated as MQFCREYFCQPCSTAVTSPEEDMEYGMGSCIGVARSQVEVHTEGAGGKRNSRAENRVVPTSHQQPSRAAEEEEPAEGEKQWLCEEEDKELEFPHDLLPSIDLSSELNLWGSSLGSDPFGGVKDVPEAPVGPVRPLLAGLPHNMDNLSPPVAGVVKSPDDDPVLSSAPLQSRSLPESEKAQIPLSSSEDLEVQAVVLSQPINEVEKELPIAYSLTVGLPVCDVGHHGDREIYSKEATATGEEIFSFKNYILGNEEGAAEGSGGKDSTMLVPSTETETEKLCHVSTKADSCVKLQEQAGPPPREIENSTSVQDNLSTRPSLLKENQTELHVCILENTQMTGLRESDNDTEQNSQADVQLGALTGSNIDKETHGDEQTGTHTQLVVTPPIEMTNENTAALSLTEPPSDIQEQLSPQREGDICPKRLYPESGSAQTAPSADAPRGSEHTAEHHRTDGPETVHPDDLSVAGVVNDKFVMGTSVRDAVIELDCSGRGPDRDASEQLGPETCARNQVTVLPVQGQHESDSLSEVTRQSLHGEDVVSFNPETPSSLDQEENIFKREENTATLFQEKRQRCSDLQEKVKESALEGASSTAAAASLPLTTPTMPEMIESEGERENGRGELNARTLKAAGAAAERATDSPSPAGQRETFAARTLQSSPICSEIHCSPAPEVPASDTASEEGCSSSSTMPYNSEEKERKGGGPPANRSPGTDSLSPAEDSEPKSLRSEGQVQTRAASAALQGGRGRQEKSPGRLKKEVGRDEERGTSNEEEEERASAGGGEQTSLRQPAGPSSGVPLTRTETRSLKGATETSLEPQHGGELVARDSTDLLPPPQINSADAGREAEREKVPPTETTAPGRTSTAEAQPEPGITGCNQLLKREHTAASQPYKPCPTMWENTGSCSNTETIVKAKEGGSFTQMPSASLPPLTVHESLHHPVTEAVFSFREFSAEKPEMAPAADTSPEQKERKQEGNTEELGGREKEEVSESESASIVRMKPSQGDVLAAQPASSDEKNEKPPDAALSTLQEKGSHSSVTVNNSQAACDSKDPLDISADGGQRPEDKMEISKDNESLLANPISQLESECKEVDDLHGGSICLEELILHENFIGYNKFEADSDAQELMFGCSENSSQHYGSSSVLSPSLDFAAESGINNSASEMLLSLPLTSSVNADLQNETSDRITDILQRPCLLLRSSELIAGTAENTEAEVKTAVDPQTSEKPEQMKISISSANSDVDPVIVLKPLGPMLSHWEFINECDIVTTGKTEPTDGHSSSPAGEGRQEESLTDVKGDVTSVDCMVEKQPCLSSVRAVYKPSEPEEEKMISPTVSKVENCISIDQDEEFKSVSDVEAKQLEDVSEKKLDHNSSAIGSLVTPPIHATSPETDSHAGNIAMKEEHDSSSPTDISEDSNTPPFSVPSFSNVYKPVEDLLALKPDLSAAAQSVSDEVIMSDCHGIISQPARTSNIIATEVKVEEEVECEKPEGNKTTKVDHGVEKVLDLPSEGEEQQISLSETERKQSDLLEDPRENQAKANTAEEQRGLDINQAEGFTSRETTDQLKEHVCEETEHEIVKDAGEKAQWGSETSENCEESKQVSGLQLSHASPSMELSNLSELGEVSFPSPRQNLSSEPPAAAEFWLDEDQPCLVSIPRNTVLPQDALPELPKKQWLACSCSLELGSGVGVEGCGSAHTTDSKDDVPQCHCETNVQKSFVRENVLDESILVECKNNTMEEETCHKMEEDSSGFRALPEGNDINVILPGPDLGKHDKSKDSTDIMAGEETKHEQNTNDGEHNQSKPEITSDLDIQESESKSTLGAISMQASCKELHIPLPYMASAPLLKDTSLPPDDAKDLQSDPELETEEQFFGIYCCNAGFTQSSDLPTAVGLETPLPQIPEPKHQEPSLPHSTSDCATVSPMEEMADSCVLGDEDRALKEKVRTCSEAVAISHCQTLQSEEKEQTSDQTSDIKAWTGEGHGTLTTSRAEHTDSENAKQTPDSEEQTESEVKESSDGIQNTDSRKEELMQTDKEQEDRTGNNEKMSANEEFETEETERNHSEFDLRVDVLPPCIQECSELDQPSTTLLDKKHAELGADFVIQSTDATSPQTTDSADSQFELYRPTKPFIQMLRDRTAMTAVSTGAGSISDITQSPVEDLVTIQLAEAVKIDDRGVFEREPATRQCCSDARVELAVIPPVSQSDEVCGYHCQAEQDLTAGLPATQATAGIRALQPLESPDADLEFRTPTEEAASPVEQHEDEQLEYRSSPTPQAERCDPIPSSPTWPEDNALPSALPAHLFQDAAEFPTPPPTPPDRNVPVPESPTPPPESELPADPEETGTPPGPSAVHVEERKSCNLLVRSSDSDGAFETPESTTPVKAASPTAPAGPSSTHPLLSDDTGFCSDTTSAADITLTEPPLDPRPPSRSLSIVFDEDKPIASSGAYNLDLLGTSDSSFDSLDRQSRSQLTRSLSLQAGELDSSGGTNTTTTGEFDRPFHQRAESFSVGTESAPGTLRRPKKPRPGSLKKKPISRQNSNPESTSTKPSSSSSTPEVKKKAKPRAESPLQVSEEQGSLSATPSGTLRRNRVKPRVDSPPPLAEETTPTSEPPTKPCQEDVPLSAATSPSIPDKESPVPPSASYKWDPDNFEGIDPFCTGGSKIANSPVLQRKGIEFASEPDPLEEPPASEPPAPPLHTTTSVEEQLLKKRQSIRLEFDYSEEGGETPKDTPPPPKRVGKKPGAKMPLRKPKTGIKKAPQHQTEMLDNAPPSTNDDDIPIPKASYNFDPSQWDDPNFNPFSSGSGIPNSPRLSKGGYSFNPESFEEIDPFKSSIKMSKSPPKSSSFDMPTNNNDNDNENIGELQDHNQNKPAKKKKTPVKSNTFRVKKSPKRSPMSETSSQCCPVCSSLAFPVPHSHHHMQDPTPLDPPDAPAGPPQDHATDEEKLASSTSQKRAARHDVEVELDFSKPSDLSSFVNENNLPSQMNVTDYEIEYMEKIGSSTPPLSSKKPSLYLKLDSVTDSSNKTLSGINGSDPNSPCTGSFEEMEAQIRAESKSPVLPSSCIAPEGSALEKSRKRESESLSRTHSTERDGGPLSHGPADPSDLPLLDRLAESGGPLNYMEPDLAETNPTAFAHKLQREASSPAETTVSKSALYSKTAYSESESPYLPQDLDHSLGIAREEIVTKEKEVLEWKRKYEESRQEVVEMRRIVAEYEKTIAQMIEDEKREKSLSHHTIQQLIMEKDQALADLNSVEKSLADLFRRYEKMKDVLEGFRKNEEVLKKCAQEYLSRVRKEEQRYQALKIHAEEKLDKASADIAQVRAKAKQEQAAYQASLRKEQMKVDSLERTLEQKNKEIEELTKICDELIAKMGKS